The Montipora foliosa isolate CH-2021 chromosome 6, ASM3666993v2, whole genome shotgun sequence genome includes the window ACtcctgaataataataataataataataataataataacaataacaataacaataacaataacaataacaataacaataataataataataataataataataataataataataataagggaaaGGGTGAAACTGGTCTTTCCAGGGATGCAGAAAGCGGTGATCTCTTGGACATTGAACATTGCCCGCACCTTTAAGATAAATTCGTAGCTTTCCCTTGCTGATTCATAGTAGCATTTATCTAATTTTAACGTTTCTTAGATAAACAGAGAACTGAAATGGTAGCCATCTTCAAAACCGTGAACTTTCCATagatttttgatgtttttaCATATATAGTAATTCCCACCTTATATACTATATAcacataaatatatatattttttgaattttattcattcacttacttatttttattattattttaattatatgAGTAATGGATTGAAGTCATTAGATTTATAtagatatttaaaaatataGCAGATGGAAAGTTTTTCTTATTGAGATCATGGGCTACGCGCTGCGTTCCATTCTTACGGGTAACACTGCATcataataaaaacaaatgatCTTGCCTGAGTAGTTCCTGGTCTCTCTAGTCCTCAGACGATGTCTCAAGGACATCTAACGGAAGTCACGAGTTAACTTATCGAGTTCACCTAATTCATTGCCGGGATACCGTTGCAGTTTTAGTGTTCAGTCGTTTTAAAAATATCTTGTGCCGTGCCGTGAGGAGCAAGGGGAAAAAAGGCTTCGCGATCGCTATTTCATTAGTTTTATCACTAATCTGGAATTCTTTCGCTGGAAACTGTATGAATTCCGATCTGTCGCCAGGTTTAAGTGATCCTCCTAGGCACACTTAGAGAGAAAGAAACCCTTCAGAAGAAAGCAGAAAACAACATTTCCGGCTGAGAgtttaaatttcaaaagttaAGTGGGGAATTTCCAAAACCACTCAAGACCTTGCGCTACCGTCGTTAGCTTGCGATCACTCTCAGGTAAAACTGTGATTTCCACGAAATATACCCAGCCTTAACTTCTTCTCATCATCGAAGTGAATTTGGTTATTCCCATGGAACTTACATAATTATGAGCGTAGAGATGTCTTTCTCCTTAAAACATCAAAGCGTTACTGCCCAATGAGTGGAAATTAAAAATTCGTAACTAAATCAAGTCGGTGGACTCGGTGCATTGTACAACTTCATAGCTTCTGCACTTTTGCCAGTCTACCTCGCCGCACGCATGACTAGtgccaaaaaaaattttcgAGAGCATGCTCGCAGGCTGATATTTACGCAGCAGGTGCTACTTTGTAATTTCTTTAGATTTCTCATATTTGTGAAAGTTTTCACAAAGAGTTCGCCATCTTGTCGCTGTCGTGTGAGGGCCATTTTAGACAGCGAGCACATCCATACGGAAATGGAATGGAATCATAATTTATTCCTCGTTCTTTGATGCTTTCATCTCATTCGTTTCATTATTTGCCCCGCTTTCGTGGTCTACGATATGCACTCTTTTGAAAGGCTATAAATTATACAGATACTGACAATTATTTCAATAGCACGCGAAGTATATCAGCTATCTACAGTCAATGATGGTTCGACTTTTGCACGCAAACAGGTATGGTTACTTCCATATATAAATATATGATAATTTAATTCTATAATGCTGTGCTTGCATTTTCTGTTGCCTTGCAGCTGTAGAGGGGTATTGAAATTTAAAAGGCCGACGACACTTATTAATTTCATAAAACTTCGTGTCTGCGCAAGTGAATAGCTGCACCCTCTGTAGACAAGATTTGACCCTGATATCGATGACATGCGAACTCGGATACAAACCACACGACCGCACAGGCGCCAGATGGAATGTTAAGATAACCCATATCAAATGCCTGGGTAATATGATTACGCCTACAACCGGAAGAATTATCTAATTACTGTCAAAACTTCAGCAAAATTAATTAGGTGAGCATACCTCCGAGTGCTAAAACGAtctttttgttacatttcaagAGATTAGCAAGGTCGTCTTCAAGCCGTCTGTGAGTGCATTGCGATTTGTTGAACAAGCGTATCGAATAAGACAGAGCAGGGATAGCTCAAATCCAAGTTCCTTTATTATCTCTATTTTTGCACGCAAACTTTGGGTACGAAAAACAACCCCTTTTTAAGATTACCGAAGAACGAAGTTTAACACCAAATTTACTTTCAATGTAACTCTCTAGATCTCTCCAGTCGGTTCATGTGTGTTTTCAGTGTTGGCCATTCGTGAAAACAACTGTCTTAAGTATGAACTGTGCTCTTCGAAGTTTCAGTGTGTTAACCGGGCGGATATGTTTCAGGTTTTAAGAGACATAAAGGTACCCTAAATTGATCTAGGATGAATTTCACCATTCCAAATAACGAATTCGTAAAACACTGTAGTGTCGAGTGGAACTGAAGACCCTTGAACTGTAAACTCCACTATTTTGATGGTTCATGATCAAACATTGAAACGTGGCAGTGATTTTTGATAGGAAATATATCAAACTTATCTTCTGTTTACCGGTCGGCAGAAGAAAACAAGCTTTATGATTGCACCGCAAGCCAATTGCAATCCGTGAAATTTCATGTACGTGTTTAGGAAACTAACAATTAATCTTTTATTTATCCGTTTGTTGGGTGGAGCTTTACTGGTATTGTTCCGGCGGAGATGTTAAAGCTACTTTCAAAACGTCGGACATTAtcctcgattttttttttattaaataacGAGGGCTTTATAATATATTATTGTAGGGCGATTTATTTACCGTGATCTTCAGCTTTTTGCGTGTGCGGTAACAAACTTCAGAAATATCAATTCCTTATTTTGATGCAGGCCTTTCGTGGTTCTGGTTTCACAACTAACAACTGATATTCATAATGGTGACAGATAAACTGGACAACCACGTCGACGGCTGTGTGGGTCCAAGAGCAGCTAAACTGTCAAAAATTGTACATCGACAGCCTTCCAAGTTACAAAGTGTCTTTTAGTTTGGGTAATTGATGATTTGAGCTGTGGGGCAAGTTTTAATCCATGAAGAAGGAATAAACACAGGTGATAAAGCGATCCCCAAAGATTTAGAATGATTAGGGTCCTGTATCATCAACGTTGTGTTCATTCAGGCTGGCCAAAAAATAGTAAGGTCGTTTTAGTAAGAACTTGTAAGTCTGATTATAGTCAGTTACTTGGTTAGAAAAAGGTGGACGAGTTTCGCAGAGTAATAGAATCGATTTTAATTATACTTTTTTCCGCAGTGCAAGCTTATCCTCTCGGCCAGAGCCTGAGAACCCGTATTGTCTGTGCATTCATCGACTAAGTTCCAAAACGGCAGTTGGCGCCAGAATGCAAGCGGTCGGGTAATGGTACATTACTTTGCGATTTCCTTGTACTGTTTGCATGCCTAGACAATGATACTATACAACTTGTTTGTGAAAATTGTTTTTACGTTCTTGTCCTATCAAAATTTGTGAACAACTTCGAATGTCACGGCTATCTTTGTTTCCTCCAATGATTTCCGTGACATGTGCTACATATTTCAGCAATATTAAATATTGTTAAATGCGTTTGACTTTGTCATTATCCGTTTACTGACAGGCTACAGTTTCACTGAGTTTAGATGCTGAGATCACCGTTTTTTGCAAAGTACGTGGCAGAAGCTATGGCGACGTCAAAACTGATTTATCCAATGTTATGCCTTACCGGTGACGGTAGACAAAGCTAAATATTTGGAAAGAAGTTACGAAGTTTATTTTGATCACGGAATGCTTATTCACAGGCAAAACTATAAAAGACCCTAAAAGAATAACTGAATTAAATAAAAcatgcacacacacacacacacacaaacaaaTACTGGGGATATTATCGGGCTTTTGTCCATGTTTTAACCGAACTGAAGCGTTTTCCCGCGTTTCGTTGCTTAGGAAACTCCTTGTTGCTTGTAGCTCGTCTCATGGCTGAGACGGTTCATAAATTGGCAGCGTCCAATTTTACTGTCTTGTGGAAAAACCGCAACACAGCTAAAACACAAGGTCCGGTGATAAATCTAAAatcttgattttcactaggcTTTCATGATCTGGCTTGTGTTGTTCCTCTGAAGTTTCATCATACGAAAATAAAACTATAACAAATTTGAAGGGAAGAGTAGAGAGTCAGCGGGGAAGTTTCCATTGAATATGTTCCTTAGCCGAGAATCTGTTCGCAGCTTTATATGTTATCTCCGTACCTTATTTTTTCCGAATTTGCATGTGGTTTCAATTGAATGAGGTCGTTGGCTCTCAGCTGTGGCACTTCCATCATGCATGAATGTTTACAATTCTCAAGTTTCGTTCAACACAACATTAGCGGTTGCACGATAAGTCATGTTTCAGACCTTCGAACATGATGCAAGTCCATCCATAGGCAAACCAAAAGAAATTCATCTGCCCTATATGGAGTCATGGAAAACCATCGAATCATGACCAGGCTTTGAAAACCAGAAAAGAAGTAAAGTTTCACCCGAAAAGATATATAGAACCAGTTTCAAACACATATCAGATTTACTAACCCTACTGAAAAATTCGTGGAATATGCTTAGCACAGGGTAAGTATTTTGCATCAAAAAAACACCTCCAATGAATTAGCTAatgatttaaaaacatttaccgcaagaaatgaaaagaaaaataggtGACGAACTCTATTCGCTTATTAAAAGTACTATTTGTCAAAAACACGTCCGACAAATTTCTAAATAAAGTCTGCCACTGCCCACTGTAACTGAGGAGCAATGGATTGGCTGAtagaaaaataaacaacaaacctTAAAAACAAAGGACACCACAAACAAATTTGACGTAAAATGACCCGCCTTGAATGTAGTAGAAACCTCGTTTTCCTTCCGTCGCTGTAAACAAACTGAAGCCAGAGAGCCGAAAACAAACTCAATCATTTTAAATAGCATTCCAGTTCGCTACTTTGACGGCAAAAGTTCTTTTGCACTCGCGTAGGTCATGAACCTTTTTTTATGAGATTCACCATCTTGTTAACGGAGGATTAACTTAGTATCTAAATTTCAAAGAAGCGAGCAGATAAAAAAGATATCCCAGCCTTCGGTCAAAATGTCAGTTGATCATATCTCGGACTGGTGAGCCGAGGAATTCTTTCCTAACAGATCTGCATTTATTTGTGAATTACaattaagtttatatcgctttATATAGCCCCACCTCACCAAGACGAAGAGCACTCTGAAACCAGGGCTCTGAGACTCCCACGCTTTCACTCCAACGTTAACGTTTGGTGTTCAATTCTTTTAGTAAACGGTTTGTAATTGTTGTGAACATTCGAATACTCTAAcacttttctcttttctttctcttgCAATCACGGTTTTTCGTGTTGAAACTTACATTCCAGATTTGAGCTTTGTTAAAATCCCTAAACCTGTCCAaagttaattaaaattaatgacttcaatttttgtttttctaccgTCATATCTTTAGCTAAATAACCGAATTGATTGTGTTTACAAAAAGAGTGATTGCGTTCCTTGTCTGAAAAACCCCTGTTGAAAATTAAGCACGCAAATACTAGCCAGGCTTTCAGCTCCCCACACGTAAAGCCTTAAAGTTGACATTTGGATATTCCTTTCCCTCCTTAGCAATGAatgtgttttggtttttttgttttttttttttgttacaacattcttaaattttaagagatttttggtttattttataTTGCAGTCATTCCTGTGTTAAGTGATGATTCCCTTTTGTACGGTTTCCTATGGGTCTCCGAGTCTGCAATTAATGTTGAGATGAATCACAACTTCAGTGGTAACTAATTTCAAACAGGGATTTCCCAGCGTTCTCAAATCACACGGGTGACCCTTTTGGCAAAAGGAAGACCTTACATACATTTTACTTCAGTTTCAATTTGGGTCGATCGTTTCTACTGTTCGCGTCTGTTGAGCTCTTAAACATCTAAAATACGCACtccataaattaaatttaaggtCTCTAATTACTTCTCGACCTTCCAGCTCCTATCTAAAACCACTTTAACTCCACAACATTAATCCCAGCTTGTTAGCAAGAAACGCAAACGACACACGATTGTCGACAAATGCAGCTCGCTGATTCCAAGCTCTCTGGTCTCTCTGCTCTCTGGGAGTCTACCCAGAAGACGCtaaatttcaaaacatcatAAATCACCCAGAAGTGTCGATCCTAAGTATGTAAGCCGCATATCAGGTGTTTCTTAGTCTTGCAGCTGACCTTACTATCCATTTCTGAGATCCTTTGCCGGAATTCCTGTCCATGTGTGAGTCACAATGCAAAGAGTCGGTCAAATTTGACCGCGTCACTGTAGAAATGCGGCGGCGCTTTGCAATCATTATGCGGCACCTGTGCAGAATGTTTAATAATATAGGGATTTGTAACAGTCTAGAGCAAATTGACCGAGGAAATTGTCTCTATAATTCACCGTAGAGGAATCTCCATTTGATGATTGAACTGGTCAGGAGTGAGTGAACTAATTCCTTTCATTTCATAGTCtctattttaccaatttttgtTAGCGCCCAGATTTGCATGACATCGAAATAGCTGACCATtttgaccataaatcacgagaTTAAATCCTAGACCATTCGTGCTGTCTCTTTGCAAGTTACAACTCTACAAGGCCACCAGCATAGAAGATGTGGTTCTCAACAATGCCCTTCTACATCTTTCCCACGGCTTATGTTTTTCAAGCAATCCATCATTACTGCAGGAGATAAAAGCTTGATTACCAATCTTCAACTCTTTGACGTTAACGAATGGTTTCGCACCTATATTTCCTGAGTTTATAAATCATTTTTGGAAAGGCGGCATTGTTCTCATAGAGTCCTCTTGTGTCCGAGCGTCAGTCTGCGGCACAGAGATAACACAACGAGTATTTTTCACAATGCCCTCTCGCGCAGCCTTATGCTGCAGCACCAAAGTATAGTTTCGGTGGTCGACCCTTAAATCCCACCCCGGCTGACATAGTTAATGAAATTAATCTTGCGTCTCTTTTACAAGAGGGCGTTAGGGAACGAAGAATGATCGACGATAGTGcttcgaaaacaaaagaaaataaagttaGCCTTGACAATATATGTCACCTACATGTTAAAGGACTAGAATACGAGTGCTTGTTGAATGAAAAAAAGGGAGCTCACCAATGAGTTATCTAAACGCGTTTTATTCACTCAAGACTGAACTAAATGAAGCTCTGTAATCTTGTATTTACAACGCTATTGAGGCTGGAGAACGAGGTTGTCATTCCGCGGGTGTCATGTTCTTGACTCATAATGTGCGACTTTGCGGATTCAGAACTTAAACGAAAGAAACCCTTAACTCTTTTATTAACAGAACATGTATGTTAATTTAGTGCTATCATAGATTAAACTCGAGAATGTCCGGTTCTTGGTTTTGATCTGTTGAGCCAAAAATAGTTCAAGCTCCCTAAGTTCTGGCCGGATAAGTAGACAGCGAGAATGATTTATGTCTCTTAGCTTCTTTCCTCAGTTTGTGTCATAAACCTCGATAATTTATGATCGCACAACTATGTAGCTTAGCAAGCATTTAACCCAAAGTCAAATTATGTTGGCTAAAGGGATTTGTTTGCCAAACTGAACCCCCGAATCAGTTAAGCAAATGAAGATACCGCTACACAAACTGAGTGATAGTTTGTCGGAACTATTATAGTTTCTACCACGTTTAACTATATGAGGATTAAAGACGTTAAATAACCACGTTACCGTGAATGCTCCGAAAACGTAAGGATAAGTGCTTGTCGAAATAACGATCACAACGCGAATTCACACCATCATCGCAATATTTCACGTCGAGTGTCTGGATTAAGCGTAAGTAGAATGCAACGATCGATGTTTGAGGGGTTCGTCAAATTGTAACATCCCAAAATCTCTACATTGGTTAAATTTCTAACCGCTTGCACAATTTGTTGATCTGCTTGTTGTCCATAATCTTTGCAGCCTGAACGTCGCTCTTCATTTCTTCAAGATCGCGTCGAAATTTCGCTCTTCTGTTTTGAAACCATGTGATGACCTGGGCCCCTGAAATTCCCAGTGAATGTGCAATCTCGTCTCTGTCTGATGGCGAAAGATACTTCTGGTACACAAATCGTCTCTCCAACTCAAATATTTGTTGATTTGTGAAACACGTTCTCGCTTTGCGTCTTTTCCTGGCGTTCAGCCTTGCTTGGAAAGCAACAAGTTTATGTTGAAGGGTTCTGGAAgctgaaaaattattttaaagcaaAGTCACTTGGTACAGCGCAGAAGTATTGTGAAGTTGTTTTCTGAGCGTTTACCATACATGcagagaaaagaaaacaaaaaaggcgAGAAGGCAAAATCCTTCCTTATATAGCTATGCAAATCGTGAATAAACAATCAGACAGAATAAGACTAAAACTGCTTTTCGATTGCTTTAACGGGGTCAACACTATTTAAACTAGCTTACTAGAGAAGCGGATTCTATAGAGACAACGAAAAGGGTTTCAAGGAGTGTTTACACGCGGGTCAGTGAATGAAAGCTTTCAAGAGCTAATACAGACCACTTCCCGCTAAGAGTTTCCTGAGCTCTGCCTCTGATCTGAAAAATACTTACCTAATTCGTGGTTTTCAGATGTATTTTCTAGATCCTCTGGCAGATTATGGCTAGTAAAGTCCTCCAGATGGGAGAGAGGCGAAGGCAGTGATGGCCGGTTTTCTGTTGGAGACAAACTTGGTCTTTTTCTTAGTACCGGCACTTCTCTTTTCGGATGTGGAGAGTTCAGAATGGCTTCAATGGAAAAAGGTAAGGCTTTGTTCCTTGTTTTCccgtcattttgttgaaaaaggtTTCTTCCATTTAGGTGTAAGCCTTGTGGATCAGACGAACAGTTTCCAGCACTTTGCTTCTCCATGAGAAATTCTCAAGGAAACGGGAGAAATGTGTTGTTTTTCAACCGTGTGTCACGTAGAGCGGAGATCAACTAATGGAAATCACGACGGTCGGCGGAGCTTTTTATTAGAACTTCACCGACCAATGACTTCAACTACCTAGGAGTTTTCACCTAGCCTGTATACGCGTGAATTAAATTATACAGCTTGTGCGAAATTGATGACTTATTAATTTAAGTATTTACCTAGCATACTGGCCAATCACCGTTCAGGCGCCGTTTGCGTAATTCTATTTGCCTGACAGGCCGTCAAAGTTAGAAACCCAAGATTAATTGAATTAAGCTGTCAACGCTATCAAAGTAACCTTGTTAGGACAATGAAAACATTTTAGGAGCTGCCAAATCACATTTGTGAATGAACCGATCAGAGCAATTATCTCACAAAGCACGAGTTTTAGAGTCAACAGCTTGGAGGCTATGAGTTTACACCGTTGTCTTCCTTTTGGGAAATCGCAAAATGATATACATGCGTTTGAAAGAGGATTGAGTTACATTTGTGGGAAAAGCCATTATATCGTTATCATCCTGCCAAAGCTAAATTATCGCTCGCATCTCCTAATTAATTTCGCCCTTTGTCTAGGTAGACGGGTTTATCCTTTAGGGACACGCACATTTATGGCGATCATCTATCTAATCTTGCAACGCCGAGAATTTCTGGCATTCGTCCGCCATGGCAATCGGGAAGAGACGACCCTTACTGAACCCGTACAACGCTTGACAATTTAAAAACGGCGAGAAAAATCAAAGCCATTAACTCTTTTTGCTCCGTTTGCTTGCTTCCTTGTTTATTCTTTGCGAAATGCCTTAAAGGTTAGCGCGTTTTAAAACGATTTTCCGCGTCCATTTGGTAATTGGTTACCGTGTGATTCATCAAAACAAGCCTTTGAAGATGTTGACAGTTCCTTTGaaacattatttttctttttctgggcgtttttgtttctttgtctcgGCGGAAAAAGGACCGTTATATCAGCTGCAACTGGAAGACAAGGCTTTAACAACTGTTCAAATGGTGCCCACAACACCTTTTAATTCCATTAACTGTGCTTAATGGTTCATCTTAGCATTCCACGGCCTGAGGCCGTTTTAAATTCTAATTCTCCATTCATTATTGTTCTCTCGCTAattttaaaacattaaaatcttGAGAAAATAATATAACTTGAAACATTAATTATGTAGGGTATAGTGTAGTAACTAAGATCCCACGGTTTCGCGGATTTGTGTAAACTGGTTTGTGTATTTGCTCCCAGCTAACACTTCTGTTACCGGTGGTTGAGTCGACTATTAGGGATTGCCACTTGAATCAAACAGCTTTTATACCCATTTAACTTTTCAGTCTTAGAAAAATTAACCTTAAAGAAGAAAACGAATAAAGAAGCCAATTCTGTAGTTCGCTTTTCGCTATGAAACGAGGACCAAGTATAGTTCGCTTTTTTGTTCGTATTGTAAATCAGATCGCTGAGGCGattgcacaaaaaaaaaacgctaaaTCTTTAGAGTTGGCATGTTAAATCATACGCCATTAACGGGGGTTAATTAAGGCTTAATTAGCCAAGGTAAAATACTATAGCAGTTTAACAAATAAATGCGTATTTTAAGATGGCTGCATCCGTTTACTCAGTCAGGTTACCAAATGGGTTTTGCATCGGGAAAGGCTGCTTTGATCACGCTTCAGCTGTTCATATTATTGGTTCGGCTTCAACAAGTCATGTCAAAAATGACTCGTTGTGAAAAAAAACTCGGCAACCTGCACGAGACAGGTGTGTCGACGCTTAGAAAGGCTGTCAAGTTATTCCCGCGGAAAGAGACTTTCTGTCATTTAAAATTCACAGTTGCCatgttaaaacaaacaaacaaaaaaaagcattaACCAACAAGGTGAGTCGGACCTGTTGAACGTGAAAGAAAGTTGATCAATCCGATTTCAATAAGGTTTGAATGCGAAAGGGGACAAGAAATGGCAAAGCAGTCGCTTTTAGTATGTCGCACAATTTGAAAAACGGAAGCGCCTTTTTTAGCACGAAATGTCTTTCCCGAGTTGTCTTTTTCGGAACCGATCGATTATCCATAACATTTTCCTTGTTAAAACACCTTATTTTGTAGGAAATACTTACAATTATTCAGTTCACTTTAATGGCTGTATTAACTAGGGGTTGACAAGCGCATCAAAACAAATCAAGTTCAGAATGCAGAAAAATATAGCGAAGATAAAAACTCCAGAGCGACTTTCAAAGAGGAAAACAATTGATTTATTGGACAGGTCTGGGTGATTCGATGACGATACTTAAATCAGATCAGTTTTAATTCGGCAAGTCTTTTCAGGAGTTCAAATGGCAGATCATTAGTATTCTTCGAAGTCTTTGTTCTTCAAAACTAGTGAGAAGACGAGTGCAGTCAAAAAACTCAGAAacgttttggagaaaaaaagagcGAGAGCGAAGTTCCCCGTCCCCCGTTTCCTACGCATTACACTGCCCGATTTTTTTCGTTCCCTGTCGGTCTTATCAATTCTCTTTTTAACCAGCGAGCAAGCTTTTTTATTCGTCTCCTGCTTTTTAACCAGTCactggccgtttttatactagagacgcatactTCGTCGCGGATGAACTTGgggaaacattttttctgcgtctgttaaattcgtctagtataaagacggcacaagacgcattatgcgtctggacgaagtatctactttagtgcgtcttcgaagacgcactaaactggaaaggtcgtccagacggattatgcgtcttgtgcccgtttgcccaagttcgtcccagattAATTATGCGTcttatatagttcgtcccgtcctTATATATGCGTCTTATATAGTTCGTTCCGTccttacactagacggataacgcataattcgtctggacggattatgcgtctctagtataagaACGGCCAATAAATTATGCTATCAGGCTATCTGCGTGGTTATTTTGGTTCGTCACTAAAGTTGGAATAAAGTTATGCTCCAGACCTGGGAAGGGGATGTTTCCCTGCTTATTCCGTGAAAATCCTGTCTCAGTTTTTTTCGAGACAAGGACGAACAAATACTCGAAAAATTCCCTGCCTTGATTTTTGCAGAGGGCTTACGCCGGGTAACCCAAAGATACGCCCGGAATTTTTGAGACTTTTGCCGAAACGAACCCGGTCTCGCATTTGTTCGACCCGGAAAGAAATTCGTTTCAGAGAGAGCTTGACCATGAATCTCAGTCGATAACGATTACCAACGCCTGCTCCCACAACATCGCAATTCGATCGACAGACTGTAAACTTCAAATTTTCAAGTAAAAAGCGCGGTTTTGCTGCTGAAAACAAGAGCACGAAAAGCT containing:
- the LOC138008792 gene encoding transcription factor LBX2-like, producing MEKQSAGNCSSDPQGLHLNGRNLFQQNDGKTRNKALPFSIEAILNSPHPKREVPVLRKRPSLSPTENRPSLPSPLSHLEDFTSHNLPEDLENTSENHELASRTLQHKLVAFQARLNARKRRKARTCFTNQQIFELERRFVYQKYLSPSDRDEIAHSLGISGAQVITWFQNRRAKFRRDLEEMKSDVQAAKIMDNKQINKLCKRLEI